A single window of Rhodoflexus caldus DNA harbors:
- a CDS encoding heavy-metal-associated domain-containing protein — MSGNHMLNFLGAVKGCISYTAKPCKCRVGLWLCVAVLSACVKLEERNIKLVTDCEKCIRMIEDSLKKERGVYWISFQQQTKQLTIKYDTSLVSGQELYLFLAKEGLVRTTKDVPAQPKCCQ, encoded by the coding sequence ATGTCGGGGAACCATATGTTAAATTTTTTGGGCGCTGTAAAAGGCTGCATTTCTTATACTGCAAAGCCCTGCAAATGTAGGGTTGGCCTGTGGCTGTGTGTGGCTGTACTGAGCGCTTGCGTTAAGTTGGAAGAACGCAATATTAAACTTGTAACTGACTGCGAAAAATGTATTCGCATGATTGAAGACAGCCTCAAAAAAGAGCGTGGCGTATATTGGATTAGTTTTCAGCAACAAACCAAGCAACTTACCATTAAATACGACACATCTTTGGTAAGCGGGCAAGAATTGTATCTTTTTTTGGCAAAAGAAGGTCTTGTGCGCACCACCAAAGACGTGCCTGCTCAACCCAAGTGTTGTCAATAA
- the purQ gene encoding phosphoribosylformylglycinamidine synthase subunit PurQ — MKFGVVVFPGSNCDDDMIFALRDVLGQPAVKLWHKSHDLEGCDFIVLPGGFSYGDYLRSGAIARFSPIMNEVIAHAQKGGYVMGICNGFQILTESGLLPGALLRNTNRQYICKNVYLKPVTADSLLTRGLDMHKAYQIPIAHGEGRYYAPQHLLDEIKANDQILFKYCDESGAVTEEANPNGAVENIAGICNAQRNVFGMMPHPERACHPMLGNTDGYELLASIIEKVLI; from the coding sequence ATGAAATTTGGTGTAGTTGTATTCCCCGGTTCCAATTGCGATGATGATATGATTTTTGCACTGCGGGATGTTTTAGGGCAGCCTGCGGTCAAATTGTGGCATAAGTCGCACGATTTGGAAGGCTGCGATTTCATCGTATTGCCGGGCGGATTTTCTTATGGCGATTATCTGCGTTCCGGAGCCATTGCACGCTTTTCGCCTATTATGAACGAGGTGATTGCACATGCACAAAAGGGCGGCTATGTAATGGGTATTTGCAACGGTTTTCAGATACTGACCGAATCCGGATTATTGCCGGGCGCATTGTTGCGCAACACCAACAGGCAATACATCTGCAAAAACGTATATCTGAAGCCCGTAACAGCCGATTCATTGCTAACGCGCGGGCTGGATATGCACAAGGCTTACCAAATTCCGATAGCACACGGCGAGGGGCGCTACTATGCTCCGCAGCATCTGCTGGACGAAATCAAGGCCAACGACCAAATTCTGTTCAAATATTGCGATGAGTCGGGTGCCGTTACGGAAGAAGCCAACCCCAACGGAGCAGTTGAAAACATCGCAGGCATTTGTAATGCACAGCGCAACGTATTCGGGATGATGCCGCACCCCGAGCGCGCCTGCCATCCGATGCTTGGTAATACAGACGGCTACGAGTTGCTGGCATCTATTATTGAAAAAGTATTGATATGA
- a CDS encoding AlbA family DNA-binding domain-containing protein — MKLNQPDEFQQLIRGGESITLEFKQTVSHPEKIAKTLVAFANTEGGKLVIGVSDKKEIIGIDPEEEKFALQIAASEYCRPAIQLTYSEAEIDNKTVLIAEVAQGHTAHFYVKGHNEPQQFYVRQNNQNKLITKE; from the coding sequence ATGAAATTAAATCAGCCCGATGAGTTTCAACAACTCATCCGAGGCGGCGAGTCTATAACGTTGGAATTTAAACAAACCGTTTCCCATCCTGAAAAAATAGCAAAAACACTTGTTGCATTTGCTAACACAGAGGGTGGAAAACTGGTGATAGGTGTGAGCGATAAAAAAGAAATTATAGGCATAGACCCGGAAGAAGAAAAATTTGCTTTGCAAATCGCAGCTTCCGAGTATTGCCGACCTGCCATCCAGCTAACTTACAGCGAAGCAGAGATAGACAATAAAACGGTTTTGATTGCAGAGGTGGCACAAGGTCATACCGCACATTTTTACGTAAAAGGGCACAATGAACCGCAGCAATTTTATGTGCGCCAAAACAATCAAAACAAGCTGATTACAAAAGAATGA
- a CDS encoding MotA/TolQ/ExbB proton channel family protein, giving the protein MKNLFKHLFITLAVVFSCTFGAVAQTEGDSTQVTDSAATTATVEETPAVTEEAAPAEEQSFHQVLKQKFIEGDPAWMTPVLICLIIGLAISIERVITLNLATTNTDKLLADVEKALQTGGVEAARKVTAATKGPVASIFTQGLLRAGEGVEMVEKSVVAYGSVEMSRLERGLVWISLFIALAPMLGFLGTVVGMIGAFDAIEAAGDISPSLVAGGIKVALLTTVAGLIVAIILQVLYNYCVSKIDAIVGQMEDASIALVDTLVKYQK; this is encoded by the coding sequence ATGAAAAACCTGTTCAAACACTTATTTATTACGCTTGCCGTAGTATTTTCATGTACTTTTGGTGCCGTTGCACAAACTGAGGGTGATTCTACTCAGGTAACCGATTCAGCAGCTACTACTGCCACAGTTGAAGAAACACCCGCTGTTACCGAAGAAGCGGCTCCGGCAGAAGAGCAGTCTTTTCACCAAGTTCTCAAACAAAAATTCATTGAAGGTGACCCTGCATGGATGACGCCGGTATTGATTTGTTTGATTATCGGTCTGGCTATCAGCATCGAGCGCGTAATTACGCTGAATCTGGCGACTACAAACACTGACAAACTGCTGGCCGATGTTGAAAAAGCACTGCAAACCGGTGGTGTTGAAGCAGCCCGCAAAGTTACTGCCGCAACCAAAGGCCCTGTTGCTTCTATCTTTACACAAGGTTTGTTGCGTGCCGGTGAAGGCGTAGAAATGGTTGAAAAATCAGTAGTTGCTTATGGTTCAGTAGAAATGAGCCGTTTGGAAAGAGGTTTGGTTTGGATTTCTCTTTTCATTGCTCTTGCGCCAATGTTGGGCTTCTTGGGTACGGTAGTTGGTATGATTGGTGCGTTCGACGCTATCGAGGCAGCAGGTGATATTTCTCCTTCACTGGTTGCGGGTGGTATCAAAGTGGCGCTTTTGACTACGGTAGCAGGTCTGATTGTAGCGATTATTCTTCAAGTATTATATAACTACTGTGTATCTAAAATTGACGCTATTGTAGGTCAAATGGAAGATGCTTCGATTGCTCTTGTTGATACCTTAGTAAAGTATCAGAAGTAA